In the Purpureocillium takamizusanense chromosome 5, complete sequence genome, one interval contains:
- the PFK26 gene encoding 6-phosphofructo-2-kinase (EggNog:ENOG503NVD4~COG:G), with the protein MTRSRVSPDGRIPQRDVAAKLVIVMVGLPARGKSYITKKLQRYLSWQQHDSRIFNVGNRRRHAAGIKVSAKAKLAPEPDCLDPPVRAAKILLNGLPPPAEELSPATSEPTTLNLDSPSVDQDADQSAKFFDPKNAKASALRDQVAMETLDELLDYLLNQGGAVGILDATNSTLERRQHIVERIREREPKLGILFIESICRDQHLLEANMRLKLSGPDYRDKDPLKSLEDFKARVAAYASAYVPLGDYEEDHDLQYIQMVDVGRKLVQHRLKGFLSGGISTYLSSFNLAPRQIWITRHGQSIDNELGKLGGNSPLTERGHCYGLALYRFITQKRKEWLMEQKSKMAQATFPPQPGDNTPPYPDMNRDLDEKNFCVWTSMLQRSVETAEYFDADDDYDVKNWEMLNELNSGQFEGMTYQEIAKKYPEEFHRRSQDKLNYIYPGVGGEGYLQVISRLRDMVREIERITEHLLIIGHRSVCRVLMAYFMDLTREDITDMDVPLGMLYSIEPKPYGIAFHAYKYDEARGWFEELPNYKPQKATRGSV; encoded by the exons ATGACGCGGTCTCGCGTGTCCCCCGACGGCCGCATCCCCCAGCGTGATGTTGCTGCCAAGCTAGTCATCGTCATGGTTGGCCTGCCCGCGCGTGGCAAATCTTACATCACCAAGAAGTTGCAGCGCTACCTCTcatggcagcagcacgatTCGAGGATCTTCAACGTTGGAAATAGAAGGCGACACGCCGCTGGAATTAAAGTCTCAGCAAAGGCCAAGTTGGCACCCGAGCCCGACTGCCTCGATCCGCCTGTTCGCGCCGCCAAGATTCTGCTCAACGgtcttcctcctccagctgAGGAGCTCAGCCCTGCAACGTCGGAGCCTACGACGCTCAACCTCGACAGTCCTAGTGTGGACCAGGATGCTGACCAGTCAGCCAAGTTCTTCGACCCTAAGAATGCAAAGGCGTCCGCCCTACGGGACCAAGTTGCGATGGAAACgttggacgagctgctggactACCTCCTGAACCAGGGAGGCGCTGTTGGAATCTTGGACGCTACCAATAGTACCCTGGAGCGGAGGCAGCACATTGTTGAACGCATCAGGGAGCGCGAACCTAAGCTCGGCATCCTTTTCATTGAAAGTATCTGCAGGGACCAGCACCTCCTCGAAGCCAACATGCGCCTCAAGCTCTCGGGTCCTGACTACCGCGACAAGGACCCTTTGAAGTCCCTCGAAGACTTCAAGGCCCGAGTTGCCGCGTATGCCAGCGCCTATGTGCCCCTCGGGGACTATGAGGAGGACCATGACCTGCAATACATTCAG ATGGTTGATGTGGGCCGCAAGCTTGTGCAGCACAGGCTCAAGGGCTTCTTGAGCGGCGGAATTAGCACGTATCTCTCCAGCTTCAACCTTGCTCCCCGACAGATTTGGATTACACGACACGGGCAAAGTATCGACAATGAGCTGGGCAAGCTCGGTGGCAATTCGCCGCTGACGGAACGCGGCCACTGCtacggcctcgccctctaCCGCTTCATCACTCAAAAGAGAAAGGAGTGGCTTATGGAGCAGAAAAGCAAGATGGCCCAGGCTACATTTCCTCCTCAGCCTGGTGACAACACCCCTCCGTACCCCGATATGAATCGGGATCTTGACGAGAAGAACTTTTGCGTCTGGACATCAATGCTTCAGCGAAGCGTCGAGACTGCCGAGTATTttgatgctgatgacgaTTACGACGTCAAGAATTGGGAAATGCTCAACGAACTTAACTCCGGCCAATTTGAGGGCATGACCTACCAAGAGATCGCCAAGAAGTATCCCGAAGAGTTTCACAGGCGATCTCAGGACAAGCTCAACTACATCTACCcgggcgtcggtggcgagGGTTACTTGCAGGTTATcagccgcctgcgcgacATGGTCCGGGAGATTGAGCGCATCACGGAGCATTTGCTCATCATCGGGCACCGCTCGGTGTGTCGCGTCCTCATGGCGTACTTCATGGACCTGACTCGCGAGGACATTACCGACATGGACGTTCCACTGGGAATGCTTTACTCGATTGAGCCAAAGCCGTACGGAATCGCCTTTCACGCCTACAAATACGACGAAGCCCGCGGCTGGTTCGAAGAGCTGCCCAACTATAAGCCACAGAAGGCCACTCGCGGCAGCGTTTGA
- the sof1 gene encoding Protein sof1 (COG:A~EggNog:ENOG503NV6T) — protein MKIKALSRSVASHQAPGSDVAKQPRNLDSALHPFERAREYQRAVNAVKLERMHAAPFVAQLGRGHVDGVYSIAKDPNSLQRFASGSGDGVVKVWDLTDRDEVWHTSAHENIVKGLEWTRDQKLLTCAADRTVKLFDPYNTPSEAAPISSWLGSGAFTSLSHHRSKNAFAAASSVISIYDLEKHTAAPEVLHWPTSTDTITNVAFNYVETSVLASCSTDRSVVIYDLRTSTPVTKTILNFATNRIAWSPMEAFNLATASEDHNLYLFDMRRFDRALNVLKDHVAAVMDVEFSPTGEELVSASWDRTVRLWKRDQGHSRDIYHTKRMQRVMAARWTPDNKYILSGSDDGNIRLWRANASERQGVKSARHRQALEYNEALVNRYSHMPEVRRIKRHRHIPKVLKKAAEIKSQEIKSIKRKEENERRHTKKQFERRKSERQKMVLAKEK, from the coding sequence ATGAAGATCAAGGCCCTCAGCCGGTCCGTGGCGTCCCACCAGGCGCCCGGGTCCGACGTGGCCAAGCAGCCGCGCAACCTCGACTCGGCGCTGCACCCGTtcgagcgcgcccgcgagtaccagcgcgccgtcaacgccgtcaAGCTCGAGCGAATGCATGCCGCGCCGttcgtcgcccagctcggccgtgggcacgtcgacggcgtctaCTCCATCGCCAAGGACCCCAATTCGCTACAGCGCTTCGCCAGCGGgagtggcgacggcgtcgtcaaggtcTGGGACCTGACGGACAGGGACGAGGTCTGGCACACGAGCGCCCACGAGAACATCGTCAAGGGTCTCGAGTGGACGCGCGACCAGAAGCTCCTGACGTGTGCCGCCGACCGCACCGTCAAGCTGTTCGATCCGTACAACACGCCCAGCGAGGCCGCGCCCATCTCGTCGTGGCTCGGATCCGGCGCCTTTACCAGCCTGTCCCACCACCGCTCGAAGaacgccttcgccgccgcttccAGCGTCATTTCTATATACGACCTCGAGAAGCacaccgccgcgccagaaGTACTGCACTGGCCCACCTCGACCGACACCATCACCAATGTCGCCTTCAACTATGTCGAGAcgtccgtcctcgcctcCTGCTCCACCGACCGCTCCGTCGTCATCTACGACCTGCGCACCTCGACTCCCGTCACCAAGACCATCCTCAACTTCGCCACCAACCGCATCGCCTGGTCCCCCATGGAGGCCTTCAAtctcgccaccgcctccgaGGACCACAACCTCTACCTCTTCGACATGCGCCGCTTCGACCGCGCCCTCAACGTCCTCAAGGACcatgttgccgccgtcatggacgTCGAGTTCTCCCCCaccggcgaggagctcgtctccgcctcgtGGGACCGCACTGTCCGCCTTTGGAAACGCGACCAGGGCCACTCCCGCGACATCTACCACACCAAGCGCATGCAGCgcgtcatggccgcccgcTGGACCCCCGACAACAAGTACATCCTGTCCGGTTCCGATGACGGCAACATCCGCCTCTGGCGCGCAAACGCCTCGGAGCGCCAGGGTGTCAAGTCGGCCCGTCACCGCCAAGCACTCGAGTACAACGAGGCTCTCGTCAACCGCTACTCTCACATGCCCGAGGTCCGCCGCATCAAGCGCCATCGCCACATTCCCAAGGTCCTCAAgaaggccgccgagatcAAGTCCCAGGAGATCAAGAGCATCAAGCGCAAGGAGGAGAACGAGCGCCGGCACACCAAGAAGCAGTTCGAGCGGCGCAAGAGCGAAAGACAAAAGATGGTGCTGGCAAAGGAGAAATAG
- a CDS encoding uncharacterized protein (EggNog:ENOG503NWHT~COG:A), translating into MVAFGTMTANNLATGANAPNETAVTGSEPPKFVGVAPNPLIDEFKDKNRASGVLIPLKTTQEVRQDHTIVTAYITRAPTKSANDVISALRNLRPEGSANPLPHLRTCAKPSDLPAHIKTQFMNDTPAGRQIHTAKSNWIYIIVGEVKEFDRDVVVQTLSSIEGLQQDIFLHVIPIPLLAPTSQVQAAMWSSQFWPTVYRKNNPLGPHPSMVGRGTDDLKDDAPVFMALAHRVALDAKRAGIGEAMGAVVVLRDDKGSHVIGLAGDARWHQEYGTGNPINTMTHCVLRAISMVAQKLVRHERRGAGVEFKHANLGYDAFQDRPLLDIERRCFLQEHPNKEGYLCHGLELYVTHEPCIACSMGILHSRMGKVIFSRHMPRTGGLSSDDRPDGGGRGLGLFWRRELNWSLLAWEWERKGVPDLPHVDPTTHV; encoded by the exons ATGGTGGCATTCGGTACGATGACAGCCAACAACCTTGCCACCGGTGCCAACGCACCAAATGAGACGGCTGTGACCGGCTCTGAGCCTCCAAAATTTGTCGGAGTCGCGCCAAACCCGCTGATTGACGAGTTCAAAGACAAGAACCGCGCCAGCGGAGTTTTGATCCCCCTGAAGACAACTCAGGAAGTTCGCCAGGATCACACTATTGTCACGGCGTACATTACGAGGGCACCGACAAAGTCGGCCAACGACGTGATCTC GGCGCTGCGCAACCTGCGACCCGAAGGCAGCGCTAACCCCCTGCCTCACCTTCGCACCTGCGCGAAGCCGTCCGATCTACCGGCACACATCAAGACGCAGTTCATGAACGACACGCCCGCTGGACGGCAGATCCATACGGCCAAGTCCAACTGGATCTACATCATTGTTGGTGAGGTCAAGGAGTTCGACAGAGATGTCGTGGTGCAAACCCTCTCGAGTATCGAGGGACTCCAGCAGGATATATTCCTTCACGTTATCCCCATCCCCCTGCTGGCCCCAACCTCGCAAGTACAGGCTGCCATGTGGTCTTCCCAGTTTTGGCCCACGGTGTACCGCAAGAATAACCCGTTGGGACCTCATCCTAGCATGGTAGGCCGCGGCACCGACGATCTCAAGGACGACGCCCCCGTCTTTATGGCTCTTGCCCACCGCGTGGCTCTCGACGCCAAGAGAGCTGGCATCGGCGAAGCCATGGGAGCAGTCGTTGTGCTTCGTGACGACAAGGGATCCCATGTCATTGGACTTGCCGGGGACGCACGCTGGCACCAGGAGTACGGTACGGGCAACCCCATCAACACCATGACGCACTGCGTCCTCCGTGCTATCAGCATGGTGGCCCAGAAGCTTGTCCGCCACGAACGTCGGGGGGCAGGTGTCGAGTTCAAGCATGCCAACCTCGGCTACGACGCGTTCCAGGATCGACCCCTTCTGGACATTGAGCGCCGATGCTTCTTGCAGGAGCATCCGAACAAAGAGGGCTATTTGTGCCACGGCCTTGAACTGTACGTGACCCACGAGCCGTGCATTGCCTGCTCCATGGGAATTCTGCACTCGCGGATGGGCAAGGTGATTTTCAGCCGACATATGCCCCGCACCGGAGGATTGAGCTCAGATGACCGTCCTGACGGAGGTGGACGAGGGTTGGGACTCTTTTGGCGTCGCGAGCTCAACTGGAGCCTGCTGGCGTGGGAGTGGGAGCGAAAGGGCGTGCCCGACCTGCCTCACGTCGACCCAACCACTCACGTTTAG
- a CDS encoding uncharacterized protein (TransMembrane:9 (o20-42i126-149o203-220i232-255o275-308i329-347o353-370i391-410o439-459i)~COG:P~EggNog:ENOG503NU9A), whose protein sequence is MAHNTNDNKTIWAVPLQLTNFNITVALLGGFISLFGLVSFLLKENFYLSEALISLLVGVGFGPHGADFIRPRDYAECNQSGVSAIECRDNLNGITLNFSRLVLGVQLVLAGVQLPSKYLRREWKPILLLVGPGMTAMWLATSLLVWGLVRPPSFLHALAVGACVTPTDPVLSAVIVKGKFADQNIPKDLQNLIIAESGTNDGLGYPFLFFALYLIKYIGAGATDGNAGEAMGLWFAFTWGYTIILSILYGAVVGWLGKELLFWAKQRNYVDRESFLVFAIALALFVLGTCGLIGTDDVLACFIAGNTFTWDDWFRLQTKDDSLQPTIDMLLNVTIFLWYGAVLPWTLFNDNPIISTWRLTLLGILVLLVRRLPWVFAMHKWIRQIEETRQAVFVGFFGPIGVSAVFYLFISLEFIEDHLSDENGVPRRDVKDLGETIRIIVWFLTVCSVVVHGLSIPLGKIGYLAPRTFGRVLSESLSDEPSAVEARRRIPVVGRYLAGKSGDVESRNPQTRPVISGPTNPRQVHPVPPGTSSSGEGPALSVSLADAIQMQPDSGAATPVRVRRDREIRFPDEV, encoded by the exons ATGGCGCACAACACCAATGACAACAAGACCATCTGGGCGGTCCCGCTCCAGTTGACAAACTTCAACATCaccgtcgccctgctcggcggcttcATCTCCCTCTTCGGCCTCGTGTCCTTTCTCCTCAAGGAGAACTTTTACCTGTCCGAGGCTC TCATCTCGCTCCTTGTTGGAGTCGGCTTCGGTCCTCATGGCGCCGACTTCATCCGTCCGCGTGACTACGCCGAGTGCAACCAGTCCGGCGTCTCGGCCATTGAGTGCCGCGACAACCTCAATGGCATCACGCTCAACTTCTCCCGCCTCGTGCTCGGCGTCCAGCtggtcctcgccggcgtccagCTCCCGAGCAAGTACCTACGCCGGGAGTGGAAGCCcatcctgctcctcgtcgggcctGGCATGACGGCCATGTGGCTGGCCACCAGCCTGCTCGTCTGGggcctcgtccgcccgcctAGCTTCctgcacgccctcgccgtcggcgcctgcGTCACGCCCACCGACCCCGTGCTGtcggccgtcatcgtcaagggCAAATTCGCCGACCAAAACATCCCCAAGGACCTACAGaacctcatcatcgccgagtCCGGCACCAACGATGGCCTTGGCTACCCATTTCTCTTCTTCGCGCTCTACCTCATCAAGTACATTGGCGCGGGTGCGACCGACGGTAATGCTGGGGAGGCCATGGGGCTCTGGTTCGCCTTTACGTGGGGTTACACCATCATCCTGAGCATTCTGTACGGCGCGGTCGTCGGGTGGCTGGGCAAGGAGCTGCTGTTCTGGGCCAAGCAGCGCAACTATGTCGACCGCGAGAGCTTTCTCGTCTTCGCCATTGCCCTGGCCCTCTTCGTGCTCGGCACGTGCGGCCTcatcggcaccgacgacgtgctcgccTGTTTCATTGCCGGCAACACCTTCACCTGGGACGACTGGTTCCGGCTGCAGACCAAGGACGACTCCCTGCAGCCTACCATCGACATGCTGCTCAACGTCACCATCTTTTTGTGGTACGGGGCCGTCCTCCCGTGGACCCTGTTCAACGACAACCCCATCATCTCGACCTGGAGGCTTACTCTGCTGGGCATTCTGGTCCTCCTGGTGCGGCGCCTGCCGTGGGTGTTTGCCATGCACAAATGGATCCGCCAGATCGAGGAGACCAGGCAAGCCGTCTTTGTGGGCTTCTTTGGCCCCATTGGTGTCTCTGCCGTCTTCTACCTGTTCATCAGCCTTGAGTTCATCGAGGACCATCTGAGTGACGAGAATGGGGTCCCACGCAGGGATGTCAAAGATCTCGGCGAAACCATACGGATCATCGTCTGGTTCCTGACCGTCTGCAGCGTT GTTGTCCACGGCTTAAGCATTCCGCTTGGGAAGATCGGATACCTCGCACCGAGAACCTTTGGCCGTGTGCTGAGCGAGAGCTTGAGCGATGAGCCGAGCGCTGTCGAAGCCCGGCGCCGCAttcccgtcgtcggccggtATCTCGCAGGAAAGTCGGGCGACGTGGAATCGAGGAACCCGCAAACCCGCCCCGTCATATCGGGCCCGACGAACCCTCGCCAAGTCCACCCCGTGCCCCCGGGGACATCATCTTCGGGCGAAGGGCCGGCACTGTCCGTGTCCCTGGCCGATGCGATCCAGATGCAGCCGGACTCTGGAGCGGCCACGCCCGTCCGGGTCCGCCGAGATCGGGAGATTCGGTTCCCGGACGAGGTGTAG
- a CDS encoding Ribonuclease H (EggNog:ENOG503NU3Q~COG:L), producing the protein MNKKRSAPGSEPVAASTVKKRKMDNLQKFYAVQVGFRPGVYLNYADCSKQTTGFKGAIFKSFTSMEDAKAFAAGKKVSAPADEPDRFYAVAVGSPTGIYRDWSDAAAAIKGVKGPKYRRFDNRSEAVAYIRQYGSRDAVEALGEMVDDEPIVAAAHATTSKSTKKTAASKTATSTIKKPSDNVLQIYTDGSSLANGKAGSRAGVGVFFGDGDPRNVSERLPGEPQTNQRAELMAILRALQIAPVTQPVQIVSDSQYSINCVTQWAPGWKRKGWMTASGEMVKNKDLIEQVIDLIEQRTLVGGTTYFHWVKGHATDRGNMAADRLAVRGAKIGVV; encoded by the exons ATGAATAAGAAGAGATCCGCCCCTGGGTCGGAGCCCGTGGCGGCCAGCACCgtcaagaagcgcaagatgGACAACTTGCAAAAATTCTACGCCGTCCAGGTCGGCTTCCGGCCCGGCGTGTACCTCAATTACGCCGACTGCTCCAAGCAGACCACCGGTTTCAAGGGCGCGATAT TCAAATCATTCACGTCCATGGAGGATGCAAAGGCGTTTGCGGCAGGCAAGAAggtgtcggcgccggccgacgagccggacCGCTTCTACGCCGTGGCGGTAGGCTCGCCCACGGGCATCTACAGGGACTGGAgtgacgcggcggcggccatcaagGGTGTCAAGGGTCCCAAGTACAGGCGGTTCGACAACCGTAGTGAGGCGGTTGCGTACATTAGGCAATACGGCAGCAGggatgccgtcgaggctctgggcgagatggtggacgacgagcccaTCGTGGCGGCCGCACATGCAACCACCAGCAAgtcgacgaagaagacggcggcttccaagacggcgacgtcgacgatCAAGAAGCCCAGCGACAACGTGCTGCAGATCTACAcggacggcagcagcctcgccaacggcaaggcTGGGTCGCGGGCCGGGGTgggcgtcttcttcggcgacgGAGACCCTCGCAACGTGTCGGAGCGCCTGCCGGGCGAGCCGCAGACGAACCAGCGGGCGGAGCTGATGGCGATTCTGAGGGCGCTCCAGATCGCGCCGGTGACGCAGCCAGTGCAGATTGTCAGCGACAGCCAGTACTCGATCAACTGCGTGACGCAGTGGGCACCTGGATGGAAGCGGAAGGGATGGATGACGGCTTCGGGCGAGATGGTGAAGAACAAGGACCTCATCGAGCAGGTGATTGACCTGATAGAGCAGAGGACTCTTGTGGGCGGCACAACGTACTTCCACTGGGTCAAGGGCCACGCCACGGATAGAGGgaacatggcggcggaccgCCTGGCCGTGAGGGGTGCCAAGATTGGCGTGGTGTGA
- the PFK26 gene encoding 6-phosphofructo-2-kinase (EggNog:ENOG503NVD4~COG:G), producing the protein MPAVVSIPRQDVGQRQAKQSALAKLVMHGSLASSSPPTASPTTSEPDHSLAVLPPSAVGYGHPTPGYAVPATSAPGPVPAMAQAMRIIKDLTDTPQSQSVTSTAPSSPRMPPQRQNSGSQTPRVRPHATTLNIPGMTRSRVSPDGRIPQRDVAAKLVIVMVGLPARGKSYITKKLQRYLSWQQHDSRIFNVGNRRRHAAGIKVSAKAKLAPEPDCLDPPVRAAKILLNGLPPPAEELSPATSEPTTLNLDSPSVDQDADQSAKFFDPKNAKASALRDQVAMETLDELLDYLLNQGGAVGILDATNSTLERRQHIVERIREREPKLGILFIESICRDQHLLEANMRLKLSGPDYRDKDPLKSLEDFKARVAAYASAYVPLGDYEEDHDLQYIQMVDVGRKLVQHRLKGFLSGGISTYLSSFNLAPRQIWITRHGQSIDNELGKLGGNSPLTERGHCYGLALYRFITQKRKEWLMEQKSKMAQATFPPQPGDNTPPYPDMNRDLDEKNFCVWTSMLQRSVETAEYFDADDDYDVKNWEMLNELNSGQFEGMTYQEIAKKYPEEFHRRSQDKLNYIYPGVGGEGYLQVISRLRDMVREIERITEHLLIIGHRSVCRVLMAYFMDLTREDITDMDVPLGMLYSIEPKPYGIAFHAYKYDEARGWFEELPNYKPQKATRGSV; encoded by the exons ATGCCAGCCGTAGTGTCCATACCCAGACAAG ACGTGGGCCAGAGGCAAGCCAAGCAATCGGCCCTAGCCAAGCTTGTCATGCACGGGTCGTtggcctcatcatcgccacctACTGCCTCGCCCACGACTTCGGAGCCGGACCATAGCTTAgctgtgctgccgccgtccgctGTCGGATATGGCCATCCTACGCCCGGCTATGCGGTGCCCGCAACGTCGGCGCCAGGCCCTGTcccggccatggcgcaggcCATGCGCATCATAAAGGACCTGACGGACACGCCGCAGTCCCAGAGCGTCACTTCGACCGCACCCAGTTCTCCGCGCAT GCCTCCTCAGCGCCAAAATTCGGGCAGTCAAACTCCCCGAGTCCGTCCTCATGCGACGACGCTTAATATCCCCGGCATGACGCGGTCTCGCGTGTCCCCCGACGGCCGCATCCCCCAGCGTGATGTTGCTGCCAAGCTAGTCATCGTCATGGTTGGCCTGCCCGCGCGTGGCAAATCTTACATCACCAAGAAGTTGCAGCGCTACCTCTcatggcagcagcacgatTCGAGGATCTTCAACGTTGGAAATAGAAGGCGACACGCCGCTGGAATTAAAGTCTCAGCAAAGGCCAAGTTGGCACCCGAGCCCGACTGCCTCGATCCGCCTGTTCGCGCCGCCAAGATTCTGCTCAACGgtcttcctcctccagctgAGGAGCTCAGCCCTGCAACGTCGGAGCCTACGACGCTCAACCTCGACAGTCCTAGTGTGGACCAGGATGCTGACCAGTCAGCCAAGTTCTTCGACCCTAAGAATGCAAAGGCGTCCGCCCTACGGGACCAAGTTGCGATGGAAACgttggacgagctgctggactACCTCCTGAACCAGGGAGGCGCTGTTGGAATCTTGGACGCTACCAATAGTACCCTGGAGCGGAGGCAGCACATTGTTGAACGCATCAGGGAGCGCGAACCTAAGCTCGGCATCCTTTTCATTGAAAGTATCTGCAGGGACCAGCACCTCCTCGAAGCCAACATGCGCCTCAAGCTCTCGGGTCCTGACTACCGCGACAAGGACCCTTTGAAGTCCCTCGAAGACTTCAAGGCCCGAGTTGCCGCGTATGCCAGCGCCTATGTGCCCCTCGGGGACTATGAGGAGGACCATGACCTGCAATACATTCAG ATGGTTGATGTGGGCCGCAAGCTTGTGCAGCACAGGCTCAAGGGCTTCTTGAGCGGCGGAATTAGCACGTATCTCTCCAGCTTCAACCTTGCTCCCCGACAGATTTGGATTACACGACACGGGCAAAGTATCGACAATGAGCTGGGCAAGCTCGGTGGCAATTCGCCGCTGACGGAACGCGGCCACTGCtacggcctcgccctctaCCGCTTCATCACTCAAAAGAGAAAGGAGTGGCTTATGGAGCAGAAAAGCAAGATGGCCCAGGCTACATTTCCTCCTCAGCCTGGTGACAACACCCCTCCGTACCCCGATATGAATCGGGATCTTGACGAGAAGAACTTTTGCGTCTGGACATCAATGCTTCAGCGAAGCGTCGAGACTGCCGAGTATTttgatgctgatgacgaTTACGACGTCAAGAATTGGGAAATGCTCAACGAACTTAACTCCGGCCAATTTGAGGGCATGACCTACCAAGAGATCGCCAAGAAGTATCCCGAAGAGTTTCACAGGCGATCTCAGGACAAGCTCAACTACATCTACCcgggcgtcggtggcgagGGTTACTTGCAGGTTATcagccgcctgcgcgacATGGTCCGGGAGATTGAGCGCATCACGGAGCATTTGCTCATCATCGGGCACCGCTCGGTGTGTCGCGTCCTCATGGCGTACTTCATGGACCTGACTCGCGAGGACATTACCGACATGGACGTTCCACTGGGAATGCTTTACTCGATTGAGCCAAAGCCGTACGGAATCGCCTTTCACGCCTACAAATACGACGAAGCCCGCGGCTGGTTCGAAGAGCTGCCCAACTATAAGCCACAGAAGGCCACTCGCGGCAGCGTTTGA